A window of Mustela nigripes isolate SB6536 chromosome 9, MUSNIG.SB6536, whole genome shotgun sequence contains these coding sequences:
- the ZNF883 gene encoding zinc finger protein 883 — MEPKKICTREKHECKLCGKSFSRNTNFIQHQRIHTGEKPYECNECGKAFSESTNLIQHQRVHTGEKPYKCSKCEKTFSHWSSLRNHERIHTGEKPYPCNECGKTFSHISALTQHHRIHTGKKPYAYIECGKTFSRSTHLIEHQGIHSGEKSYQCKKCRKAFCHSTSLIRHQRTHTGERPYKCTKCGKAFSHTPAFIQHQRIHTGEKPYECNEWGKAFSQSAHLTEHQRSHTGEKPYVCKECGKTFSRSTHLTEHLKIHSGEKPYLCNLCQKLFCYRTSLVRHQRTHTGEKPYQCDECAKSFSLSSALTKHKQTHTGEKPYKCNKCSDVSVIVHL, encoded by the coding sequence ATGGAACCTAAGAAAATTTGTACAAGAGAGAAGCATGAATGTAAACTGTGTGGTAAATCCTTTAGCCGGAACACTAATTTTATTCAGCATCAAAGAAtacatactggagagaaaccttatgaatgcaatgaatgtggaaaagcttttagtGAGAGCACTAATCTTATTCAACATCAAAGAGTCCATACTGGGGAGAAACCTTACAAGTGTAGCAAATGTGAAAAAACTTTTAGTCATTGGTCATCCCTTAGAAATCAtgagagaattcatactggagaaaaaccctatCCTTGCAATGAATGTGGGAAGACTTTCAGTCATATTTCAGCCCTtactcaacatcacagaattcatactgggaAGAAGCCATATGCTTATATtgaatgtgggaaaaccttcagCCGGAGCACACATCTTATTGAACATCAGGGAATTCATTCTGGGGAAAAATCCTACCAGTGTAAGAAATGTCGGAAGGCTTTTTGCCACAGCACATCACTAATCCGACATCAGAGAACTCACACCGGAGAAAGACCCTATAAATGCACgaaatgtggaaaagccttcagtCATACCCCAGCCTTCAttcaacatcagagaattcatactggagagaaaccctatgaatgtaatgaATGGGGAAAGGCCTTCAGTCAGAGTGCACATCTTACTGAACACCAGAGAtctcatactggagagaaaccttacgtTTGTAAGGAATGTGGAAAAACCTTCAGCAGAAGCACACACCTTACTGAACATCTAAAAATTCATTCTGGTGAGAAGCCCTATCTATGTAATCTATGTCAAAAACTATTTTGCTATAGAACATCACTAGTTCGACATCAGAGAActcatacaggagagaaaccctacCAGTGTGATGAATGTGCGAAATCTTTCAGTTTAAGTTCAGCCCTTACTAAACATAAGCAAACACACACAGGGgagaaaccttataaatgtaataaatgtagTGATGTTTCTGTCATAGTACATCTTTAA